A genomic stretch from Sulfurimonas sediminis includes:
- the pyrC gene encoding dihydroorotase — translation MKTHTLLMPLDMHLHLRDGVMLENVAPLSAYSYSGAIIMPNLVPPVATREDLLAYRERIMAAVPNDYFEPYMTLFYKNYDKAFLESIVDEITAIKLYPAGITTNSEGGVSSFDIEEMRTTLETMSSLGIPLCVHGETDGFVMDREAEFMSIYELLAQNFPDLKIIMEHITTKEAVAMLDKYPNLYATITVHHLLLTLDDVIGGLMRPHLFCKPIAKRPEDLDALLSVALEAHPKVMFGSDSAPHPQHKKESCGCAAGIFTAPISLQLLTEIFDQFDKLDNLQAFVSDNAQNIYGICPEFKEVILEKRPFLVPENYSGVVPMFAGEKIGWAIESVD, via the coding sequence ATGAAAACCCATACACTTTTAATGCCTCTGGATATGCACCTGCACCTTCGTGACGGCGTTATGCTTGAAAATGTAGCGCCCTTGAGTGCATACAGTTACAGCGGGGCTATAATAATGCCCAATCTTGTGCCTCCTGTTGCAACAAGAGAAGATCTTTTAGCATACAGAGAACGGATTATGGCAGCGGTTCCAAATGATTATTTTGAACCCTATATGACACTGTTTTATAAAAACTATGATAAAGCTTTTTTAGAAAGCATAGTGGATGAAATAACAGCGATTAAACTCTATCCTGCAGGAATTACTACAAATTCAGAGGGTGGTGTCAGCTCTTTTGATATTGAAGAGATGCGTACTACTTTGGAGACTATGAGCAGCTTGGGTATTCCTTTGTGCGTGCACGGCGAGACGGATGGCTTTGTAATGGACAGAGAAGCGGAATTTATGAGTATTTATGAGCTTTTGGCACAGAATTTTCCTGATTTGAAAATTATAATGGAACATATTACAACCAAAGAAGCGGTTGCCATGTTGGACAAATATCCGAATTTGTATGCGACGATTACCGTGCATCACTTGCTCTTAACACTGGATGATGTCATCGGCGGATTGATGCGGCCGCACCTTTTTTGCAAACCGATTGCCAAAAGACCCGAAGATTTGGATGCACTCCTAAGTGTAGCGCTTGAAGCACATCCAAAAGTAATGTTCGGATCAGATTCTGCGCCGCATCCTCAGCATAAAAAAGAGTCCTGTGGCTGTGCGGCGGGCATTTTTACCGCGCCTATCTCACTACAGCTTTTAACAGAAATATTTGACCAGTTTGACAAACTTGACAATTTGCAGGCATTTGTAAGTGATAATGCACAAAATATTTATGGAATTTGCCCTGAATTCAAAGAAGTGATTTTGGAAAAACGACCGTTTTTGGTACCTGAAAATTATTCGGGTGTTGTACCAATGTTTGCCGGTGAAAAAATCGGATGGGCTATAGAGAGTGTCGATTAA
- a CDS encoding response regulator transcription factor produces MSIKILLLEDDLLFGETLVDLLEEEGYEVLHYPNGQDALDATYDTKFDIYLLDINVPLIDGISLLGDLRSAQDETPAIFLTSHKEKEMLHRGFVSGCDDFLTKPFDNAELLFRIQALMKRTKTKEAECIGELCHDKLHKCIYYNKTALELSKKEYELLVLLMNHVNSPVPKELIYEELWTTADGGGSDGAIRVYINRLKQLLPTMCIENIRGIGYKLVS; encoded by the coding sequence GTGTCGATTAAAATACTGCTGCTTGAAGATGACCTTCTTTTTGGAGAGACCCTTGTGGACTTACTCGAGGAAGAGGGGTATGAAGTGCTTCATTATCCAAACGGGCAGGATGCTCTTGATGCCACCTATGATACAAAGTTTGATATTTATCTTTTAGATATCAATGTGCCTCTTATAGACGGCATTTCACTGCTTGGTGATTTACGCTCTGCCCAGGATGAAACACCTGCCATTTTTCTCACTTCGCATAAAGAGAAAGAGATGCTTCATCGTGGTTTTGTAAGCGGTTGTGATGACTTTTTGACAAAACCTTTTGATAATGCGGAACTTTTATTTCGTATACAGGCACTTATGAAAAGAACCAAGACCAAAGAAGCGGAATGTATCGGGGAACTGTGTCATGACAAGCTGCATAAATGTATCTATTATAATAAAACGGCTTTGGAACTTTCAAAAAAAGAGTATGAACTTTTAGTGTTGCTGATGAATCATGTCAACTCTCCTGTACCAAAAGAGCTGATATATGAAGAATTATGGACAACGGCTGACGGAGGAGGAAGTGATGGAGCTATACGCGTTTATATAAACAGGCTCAAGCAATTACTGCCTACTATGTGCATAGAAAATATTCGCGGCATCGGATACAAACTTGTTTCGTAA
- a CDS encoding sensor histidine kinase — MFRNLRIIIFVYYFFTVAGFLLLGYYFINVLHVENLYMFAFIVLCIVILSGVFISKLAVDPLAEYVQELQNLSKETLHELNLPISTITTTTQLLGKNCHDEKILKRIGRINTACMMLKERYNELDYLIKMQTNQKIKEMFFADALVKQRVDFVKKIYPQMKFNLVLEKMPVLSDQKGLGKVIDNIIDNGVKYSGTSRNIDIEVKNNSIKIKDYGIGMDEVELVRIFDNYYQSNKNMQGFGIGLNLVKRFCERNNIELLLQSSKNIGTTVELKFKQEYECK, encoded by the coding sequence TTGTTTCGTAATCTTCGAATCATTATCTTTGTTTATTACTTTTTTACTGTAGCAGGTTTTTTACTGCTTGGATATTATTTTATCAACGTGTTACATGTAGAGAATCTTTATATGTTTGCTTTTATTGTTCTTTGTATTGTTATACTCTCAGGCGTATTTATATCCAAACTTGCAGTTGATCCTTTGGCTGAGTATGTTCAAGAGTTGCAAAACCTTTCAAAAGAGACCCTCCATGAGCTTAATCTGCCTATCAGCACCATTACCACAACGACACAGCTTTTAGGCAAAAACTGCCATGATGAGAAAATACTCAAGCGCATCGGACGTATAAATACAGCCTGTATGATGCTTAAAGAGCGTTATAATGAGTTGGATTATCTGATTAAGATGCAGACAAATCAAAAGATAAAAGAGATGTTTTTTGCTGATGCGTTAGTCAAACAGAGAGTTGACTTTGTAAAAAAAATATATCCTCAAATGAAATTTAATCTTGTGCTGGAAAAAATGCCTGTATTGAGCGATCAAAAAGGTTTGGGCAAAGTAATTGACAATATTATTGATAATGGGGTAAAATACTCAGGCACTTCAAGAAATATAGATATTGAGGTAAAAAACAACAGTATAAAAATAAAAGATTACGGAATAGGGATGGATGAGGTTGAACTTGTTCGTATCTTTGACAACTATTACCAGTCAAACAAAAATATGCAGGGTTTTGGCATAGGATTAAATCTTGTCAAAAGATTTTGTGAAAGAAACAATATAGAACTGCTGTTGCAGTCATCAAAAAATATTGGAACAACAGTAGAATTAAAATTTAAACAGGAATATGAATGCAAATAA
- the exbB gene encoding TonB-system energizer ExbB: protein MQITNDIMTYAEQALDYGVMGTLILMSIVTLWLFIERMMFYKSVRIEDYKHRDNLELDLTDNINVISAIGTNAPYVGLLGTVIGIMITFYTLGDLGAVDAKKIMIGLALALKATAMGLVVAMPAIVAYTILLRKVERILTKFDVAHEV from the coding sequence ATGCAAATAACAAATGATATAATGACATATGCAGAACAGGCCCTTGATTATGGTGTTATGGGGACTTTGATACTTATGAGTATTGTCACTTTGTGGCTTTTTATTGAAAGAATGATGTTTTACAAGAGTGTACGCATAGAAGATTATAAACACAGAGACAATTTGGAACTTGACTTAACGGACAATATCAATGTCATAAGTGCAATAGGAACAAATGCACCCTATGTCGGTCTGCTGGGAACGGTCATCGGCATCATGATCACTTTTTATACTTTGGGTGATTTGGGTGCTGTGGATGCCAAAAAAATCATGATAGGACTTGCCCTTGCACTTAAAGCTACGGCGATGGGACTTGTTGTGGCAATGCCGGCTATTGTCGCCTATACCATTCTTCTTCGTAAAGTTGAAAGAATTTTAACAAAGTTTGATGTGGCCCATGAAGTGTAA
- the exbD gene encoding TonB system transport protein ExbD produces the protein MKCKKQFKKFDQINVIPFIDIMLVLLVMVLTTATFIKQGVIPVNLPEAKATEKEDTKKEVTVYVNAKSEIFFDKEKVNLKELQQKLSAVSKDQTVVLRSDKESKFQDFVNVMDILKKLGHEQLYIVTKE, from the coding sequence ATGAAGTGTAAAAAACAGTTTAAAAAGTTTGACCAGATCAATGTCATTCCTTTTATAGATATTATGCTTGTTCTGCTTGTCATGGTACTGACAACAGCTACTTTTATAAAGCAGGGCGTTATTCCCGTGAATTTGCCAGAAGCAAAAGCGACAGAAAAAGAAGATACAAAAAAAGAGGTCACAGTCTATGTGAATGCAAAAAGTGAGATATTTTTTGACAAAGAGAAAGTAAACCTCAAAGAGTTACAGCAAAAACTTTCTGCTGTTTCCAAAGACCAGACGGTAGTGCTTCGAAGTGACAAAGAGTCCAAGTTTCAGGACTTTGTAAATGTGATGGATATTTTAAAGAAACTCGGACATGAACAGTTGTATATAGTTACGAAAGAGTAG
- a CDS encoding patatin-like phospholipase family protein, translating to MSKKTVSLVLGSGGARGLAHIGIIRYLEENDYEIKSISGCSIGALVGGFHAAGVLHTYEEWLKQIDTLEMLKLLDFKGSGGIVSGNKLMQKLQDLLGDHLIESLDIKFTAVCTDIEAEKEVWINSGSLLSAIRASISLPLFFTPFITPSGKKLVDGGVLNPVPIAPTFHDDTDLTISVNLGAEAAPDMPIKKRKKSDTPIRQKLQHYLKTLSLPDTFIKEDNMYGIANKSFETLQGALARMKLAAYPSDIEIDIPRNLCNTFDFDKAEELIAYGYNLCKKRTDL from the coding sequence GTGAGTAAAAAAACTGTCTCCTTGGTTCTTGGAAGTGGTGGTGCCCGTGGTCTAGCCCACATTGGCATCATCAGATACCTCGAAGAAAACGATTACGAAATAAAATCTATTTCAGGATGTTCTATCGGTGCGCTTGTCGGTGGGTTTCATGCAGCCGGAGTGTTACATACCTACGAAGAGTGGCTCAAACAGATAGACACCCTTGAAATGCTAAAACTACTTGACTTTAAAGGTTCCGGTGGCATTGTTTCAGGCAACAAATTGATGCAAAAACTTCAAGACCTTCTGGGTGACCACCTCATCGAATCTTTAGATATAAAATTTACAGCTGTCTGTACAGATATAGAAGCTGAAAAAGAAGTATGGATTAACAGTGGTTCTTTGCTGAGTGCCATTAGAGCATCCATCTCTCTACCTCTTTTTTTCACTCCTTTTATCACACCATCAGGAAAAAAACTTGTTGATGGTGGGGTACTCAATCCTGTTCCGATTGCTCCGACATTTCATGATGACACAGACCTCACTATTTCGGTAAATCTGGGTGCTGAAGCTGCTCCTGATATGCCAATAAAAAAGCGTAAAAAGAGTGACACTCCAATACGGCAAAAACTGCAACACTATCTCAAGACTCTCTCATTACCCGATACATTTATCAAAGAAGACAATATGTACGGCATTGCAAACAAATCTTTTGAAACACTCCAGGGAGCACTCGCCCGTATGAAACTTGCAGCGTACCCTTCTGATATAGAAATAGATATACCCAGAAACTTATGCAACACTTTTGACTTTGACAAAGCGGAAGAATTGATAGCATATGGTTATAATTTATGCAAAAAAAGAACTGATTTATAA
- the groL gene encoding chaperonin GroEL (60 kDa chaperone family; promotes refolding of misfolded polypeptides especially under stressful conditions; forms two stacked rings of heptamers to form a barrel-shaped 14mer; ends can be capped by GroES; misfolded proteins enter the barrel where they are refolded when GroES binds) — protein sequence MAKEIIFSDNARNKLARGVEKLTDAVKVTMGPRGRNVLIQKSYGAPSITKDGVSVAREIELQDNLENMGAQLVKEVASNTADEAGDGTTTATVLANAIFSEGLRNITAGANPVEVKRGMDKACDSILEHLKAASKSIKDKNEIAQVATISANSDAKIGNMIAEAMEKVGQDGVITVEEAKGIVDELDVVEGMQFDRGYLSPYFITNTEKMTAEIENPYILLVDSKITSLKDLLPVLEQVQKTSRPLLIIAEDVEGEALSTLVVNKLRGVLNISAVKAPGFGDRRKAMLQDIATLTGGTVISEETGYTLEGAEISMLGQASRVVIDKDNTVIVDGAGSEEAVKARISEIKTQIEATSSEYDKEKLQERLAKLSGGVAVIKVGAATETEMKEKKDRVDDALSATKAAVEEGIVIGGGAALVHAAAKVNIDDLEGDQKIGAEIILRAVKAPIKQIAQNAGFDTGVVVNAIQNAENENIGFNAATGEYVDMFEAGIIDPFKVERVALTNATSVSSLLLTTEAAIFEIPKEEAPAADMGGGMPPQMGMPGMM from the coding sequence ATGGCAAAAGAGATAATATTTTCAGATAACGCAAGAAACAAACTGGCACGCGGAGTTGAAAAACTCACAGATGCGGTAAAAGTGACAATGGGGCCTCGCGGTCGTAATGTTTTGATCCAAAAAAGCTATGGTGCGCCTAGTATCACAAAAGACGGTGTATCCGTTGCCCGTGAAATTGAGTTACAGGACAACCTGGAAAACATGGGAGCACAACTAGTCAAAGAAGTTGCTTCAAATACTGCGGATGAAGCCGGAGACGGAACAACAACAGCAACAGTGCTTGCAAATGCGATTTTTAGCGAAGGGCTTAGAAACATCACGGCAGGTGCAAACCCTGTTGAAGTCAAACGCGGGATGGACAAAGCCTGTGATTCTATTTTAGAGCACTTAAAAGCAGCTTCTAAATCTATCAAAGACAAAAATGAAATTGCACAGGTAGCAACTATTTCGGCAAACTCAGATGCAAAAATCGGAAATATGATAGCCGAAGCGATGGAAAAAGTCGGTCAAGACGGTGTAATTACTGTTGAAGAGGCAAAAGGTATAGTAGATGAGCTTGATGTTGTTGAGGGTATGCAGTTTGACCGTGGATATCTAAGCCCGTATTTCATTACAAATACTGAAAAAATGACAGCAGAAATCGAAAATCCTTATATCTTACTGGTTGACAGTAAAATCACATCGCTTAAAGATCTGCTTCCTGTTTTAGAGCAGGTACAAAAAACAAGCCGTCCGCTACTTATCATTGCTGAGGATGTAGAGGGTGAAGCACTTTCAACTCTTGTTGTAAACAAACTTCGTGGTGTACTCAACATTTCCGCTGTAAAAGCACCTGGTTTTGGAGACAGAAGAAAAGCAATGCTGCAAGATATTGCAACATTGACAGGCGGTACCGTTATTTCTGAAGAGACAGGTTATACGCTTGAAGGTGCAGAAATTTCTATGCTTGGTCAGGCATCTCGTGTTGTCATAGACAAAGACAATACTGTCATCGTTGACGGAGCAGGAAGTGAAGAAGCTGTCAAAGCTCGTATTTCTGAAATAAAAACACAAATTGAAGCAACGTCGAGTGAATATGACAAAGAAAAACTGCAAGAACGTCTTGCAAAACTCAGCGGCGGAGTAGCAGTTATAAAAGTCGGTGCTGCAACTGAGACTGAAATGAAAGAGAAAAAAGACCGCGTTGATGATGCGCTTTCGGCTACAAAAGCAGCTGTTGAAGAAGGTATAGTCATCGGTGGTGGAGCAGCACTTGTTCATGCTGCTGCAAAAGTAAATATTGATGACCTTGAAGGTGATCAAAAAATCGGTGCTGAGATTATATTACGTGCGGTCAAAGCTCCTATAAAACAGATCGCGCAAAATGCAGGATTTGACACCGGTGTTGTTGTCAATGCAATTCAAAATGCAGAGAATGAAAATATTGGTTTCAATGCGGCAACAGGTGAATATGTAGATATGTTTGAAGCGGGTATTATCGATCCGTTTAAAGTTGAGCGTGTTGCACTTACTAATGCGACTTCCGTTTCAAGCCTGCTCCTTACTACAGAAGCAGCGATTTTTGAAATTCCAAAAGAAGAAGCTCCTGCAGCAGATATGGGCGGAGGAATGCCTCCACAAATGGGAATGCCGGGAATGATGTAA
- the groES gene encoding co-chaperone GroES, which translates to MNFTPLGKRVLVKRVEEANTTSSGIIIPDNAKEKPSRGEIVAVSSEVSELKKGDEVIFGKYSGNEVTLDGDLYIVIDVDDIFGIIG; encoded by the coding sequence ATGAATTTTACACCTTTAGGAAAAAGAGTATTGGTTAAACGTGTTGAAGAGGCTAATACTACGAGTTCAGGTATTATTATCCCTGATAATGCAAAAGAGAAGCCTTCTCGAGGGGAAATAGTAGCAGTAAGTTCAGAAGTGAGTGAGCTAAAAAAAGGTGATGAAGTTATTTTTGGTAAATACTCCGGAAATGAAGTTACACTTGATGGTGATTTATATATAGTAATAGATGTTGATGATATTTTCGGAATCATTGGTTAA
- a CDS encoding SixA phosphatase family protein: protein MRHAKSSWKDLDLDDFDRPLNKQGKRDAPVMGERLAKNQIIPDIILSSPAKRAKMTAKIIADKVHYDKKIIFLQQIYEADKQSLQKIVNNIDDRFSTAFLVGHNPGLNELAEHYVNYEENLPTCGIIGIVFTCNHWKESNAENARLLFVDYPKK from the coding sequence ATAAGACATGCCAAGTCCAGTTGGAAAGATTTGGATTTGGATGATTTTGACAGGCCTTTAAATAAACAAGGCAAAAGAGATGCTCCTGTTATGGGCGAGAGACTTGCAAAAAATCAAATCATACCTGATATTATTTTGTCCAGCCCTGCAAAAAGAGCGAAGATGACTGCAAAAATCATTGCAGACAAAGTTCATTACGATAAAAAAATTATTTTTTTACAGCAGATTTATGAAGCGGACAAGCAAAGCCTGCAAAAAATTGTCAATAATATTGATGACAGATTCAGTACGGCATTTCTTGTCGGACATAATCCGGGTTTGAATGAACTAGCTGAGCATTATGTTAATTATGAAGAGAATTTGCCTACATGTGGAATTATTGGCATTGTCTTTACATGTAACCACTGGAAAGAGAGTAATGCTGAGAATGCAAGGTTGCTGTTTGTTGATTATCCGAAAAAATAA
- a CDS encoding type II secretion system protein, with protein MKKAFTLLELVFVIAVIGILAAVILPRVKTNPVAEAAVYLLSQIRYTQHLAIIDDKFTQNNTWYKDRWQIVLNGNSFSIVSDNNTRFAKDPQTNSNINSVVLKGVTSVTTSGGCANQSIISFDHLGRPLVGSLAATTAAYTAAGNNGALLTIDCNLTLANGSDENVTITIRPETGYASIEP; from the coding sequence ATGAAAAAAGCATTTACATTACTTGAACTGGTATTTGTAATAGCCGTGATTGGGATACTGGCTGCCGTTATTCTCCCCAGAGTAAAAACAAACCCGGTTGCCGAAGCAGCTGTTTATTTACTTTCACAAATCAGATATACACAGCACTTGGCAATTATAGATGACAAGTTTACCCAAAATAACACTTGGTACAAAGACCGGTGGCAGATTGTTTTGAATGGAAACAGTTTTTCCATAGTGAGTGATAATAACACAAGATTTGCAAAAGATCCGCAAACTAACAGTAATATAAATAGTGTAGTTTTAAAAGGGGTAACTTCAGTTACAACTTCTGGCGGCTGTGCCAATCAGTCTATAATCAGTTTCGATCATTTAGGCAGACCTCTTGTCGGAAGTCTTGCCGCTACAACGGCTGCATACACTGCAGCAGGTAATAATGGTGCACTTTTAACAATTGACTGTAATCTTACACTTGCAAACGGCAGTGATGAAAATGTTACTATAACCATCAGACCGGAAACAGGATATGCAAGTATTGAACCGTGA
- a CDS encoding Na/Pi cotransporter family protein: protein MEHYKIWIEAFSGLGLFLFGMLYLEEQIKSSAGRAFKTLVQNATKTHFKSLLTGIFSTAVFQSSSVVTLMALSLVGAQLMSLQSSIAIILGSNIGTTVTAWIVAVIGFNMDIKLLSYAVIGIGGMGQVLSSDTSKWKNYFGVLVGFGLIFLGLEGMKESFSDSAQNFDMTAYQFSTPYWYALIGLALTALIQSSSASIAIAQSALYTHVIGFEAAAAFVVGTNIGTTVTALLGSIGGIADKKRVALAHLLFNVSTGVISLLFLYQLISLVNFAFPHADGVIKIAIFHTLFNILGVLLWYPFISFLTTLTQKYFHQAQDKVTKFICNVSTEVPQIAIEALKKEIEHLLKKVQEFALLAINVPPSKVLDEHMAIDKILDKYTHSFNVEFEKVYEKIRLLEGEIYRYASELSAVNNDEEYNDKLNRLIKEVNYLATAAKVIKDMLYDLDYFYNAHTKEEQQFYKNIRYQILKNIQAFNKAIQGDEDSIKEMDEIYKRIADAYRKSTLIIKDIARNHSIKSDVTTMAINDMHSVKSFSKSMYNILKLN, encoded by the coding sequence ATGGAGCATTATAAGATTTGGATTGAAGCCTTTTCCGGTTTGGGACTTTTCCTTTTCGGAATGCTTTATCTTGAAGAACAAATAAAATCTTCCGCAGGACGAGCATTTAAAACACTTGTGCAAAATGCGACAAAAACACATTTTAAAAGCTTGCTTACCGGAATCTTTTCTACAGCTGTATTTCAAAGCTCTTCCGTAGTGACGCTTATGGCTCTTTCGCTTGTCGGAGCACAACTTATGAGTTTACAAAGCAGTATAGCCATTATACTCGGCAGCAATATCGGGACAACTGTCACCGCATGGATTGTTGCTGTTATCGGCTTTAACATGGATATAAAATTGCTTTCCTATGCTGTTATAGGGATAGGAGGCATGGGACAGGTTTTAAGTTCTGACACATCCAAATGGAAAAACTATTTTGGTGTTTTGGTTGGGTTTGGTCTTATATTTTTAGGGCTTGAGGGAATGAAAGAGAGTTTTAGTGACAGTGCCCAAAATTTTGATATGACCGCATATCAGTTTTCGACACCTTACTGGTATGCTTTAATAGGACTCGCTTTAACCGCCCTCATTCAATCGAGTTCTGCTTCCATAGCCATTGCACAAAGTGCACTTTATACACATGTAATCGGTTTTGAGGCTGCGGCTGCTTTTGTTGTTGGAACAAATATAGGAACAACCGTAACAGCTTTACTTGGCAGTATTGGTGGTATTGCGGATAAAAAAAGAGTGGCACTGGCCCATTTGCTTTTCAATGTCTCAACCGGAGTTATCAGTTTACTCTTTTTATATCAATTGATTAGTTTGGTAAACTTTGCATTTCCGCATGCAGACGGTGTCATTAAAATTGCAATTTTTCATACCTTGTTTAATATTTTAGGCGTTCTTCTATGGTACCCCTTCATATCATTTTTGACGACTCTTACACAAAAATACTTTCACCAGGCACAGGACAAAGTTACAAAGTTTATATGTAATGTATCTACAGAAGTTCCGCAAATCGCTATAGAAGCACTCAAAAAAGAGATAGAACATCTTTTGAAAAAAGTTCAGGAGTTTGCCCTGCTTGCCATCAATGTGCCTCCCTCAAAAGTGCTTGACGAGCATATGGCGATAGATAAAATTTTAGATAAGTACACCCACAGTTTTAATGTAGAATTTGAAAAAGTATATGAAAAGATACGTCTTTTAGAAGGTGAAATATACCGTTATGCCTCTGAACTTTCTGCTGTCAATAATGATGAAGAGTACAATGATAAACTAAACAGACTCATAAAAGAAGTCAATTATCTTGCCACTGCCGCTAAAGTCATAAAAGACATGCTGTATGATTTGGATTATTTTTATAATGCACATACAAAGGAAGAACAGCAGTTTTATAAAAACATACGCTATCAAATACTCAAAAATATTCAGGCTTTTAACAAAGCTATCCAGGGAGACGAAGACTCCATTAAAGAGATGGATGAAATTTATAAAAGAATTGCGGATGCTTACAGAAAAAGCACCCTCATTATAAAAGATATTGCAAGAAACCATAGTATCAAATCTGATGTGACGACTATGGCAATCAATGACATGCACTCAGTAAAGAGTTTTTCAAAGTCTATGTACAACATACTGAAATTAAACTAA
- a CDS encoding radical SAM protein, which translates to MSAKNNIIFGPVNSRRFGMSLGIDLSPSAKQCNFDCLYCELAPSAAVKEQTFVVSVDEIITQLRKHLHDKIDVITLTANGEPTLYPHLDRLIDAINKIKKDTQTLILTNSATLVNEKVFSSLLKLDQVKLSLDAVSHDIFKKIDRPHPSIKIENVVQKVIDFSQKYRGKLFIEILFVHGINDTQEEIQKLNEVLHKIKCQRVDIGTIDRPPAYPVTGISYKELHTIALMFDADLPIHIASRLHAEPNNSRYTKEEVLNTLDKRPLTPEDIALLFDEKSRENLNNLLTCNAVTVKKVGNLEFYVPTDNLKRKRHHSNGH; encoded by the coding sequence GTGTCAGCAAAAAATAATATTATTTTCGGTCCTGTCAACTCACGCCGTTTCGGTATGAGTTTGGGTATCGACCTCTCACCCTCAGCCAAGCAGTGTAATTTTGACTGTCTCTATTGTGAACTTGCTCCAAGTGCGGCCGTAAAAGAACAGACATTTGTCGTCTCAGTCGATGAAATCATCACCCAGCTGCGTAAACATCTTCATGATAAAATAGATGTCATAACACTGACTGCAAACGGTGAACCTACACTCTACCCTCATCTGGACAGACTGATTGATGCAATAAATAAAATCAAAAAAGATACCCAGACATTAATCCTGACAAACAGTGCCACGCTTGTCAATGAAAAAGTTTTTTCTTCTCTTTTAAAACTTGATCAGGTAAAACTCTCTTTGGATGCTGTAAGCCATGACATTTTCAAAAAGATAGACAGACCCCATCCTTCCATCAAAATAGAAAATGTTGTCCAAAAAGTCATAGATTTTTCTCAAAAATACAGAGGAAAACTTTTTATAGAGATTCTCTTTGTACATGGCATAAATGATACACAAGAGGAGATACAAAAACTAAATGAAGTTTTGCATAAAATAAAATGTCAGAGAGTAGATATCGGCACGATAGACAGACCTCCGGCCTACCCTGTGACAGGAATAAGCTACAAAGAACTGCATACCATAGCCCTTATGTTCGATGCCGATTTGCCCATCCACATAGCTTCGCGACTCCATGCAGAGCCAAACAACTCCCGTTATACAAAAGAAGAGGTGCTCAACACTTTGGACAAGCGTCCTTTGACTCCGGAGGATATTGCTCTGCTTTTTGATGAAAAAAGCAGAGAGAATCTGAACAATTTGCTTACATGTAATGCGGTAACGGTTAAAAAGGTCGGAAATTTAGAATTTTATGTTCCAACCGACAATCTGAAAAGAAAGCGTCACCATAGCAACGGACACTAG